Proteins from a single region of Sphaerochaeta globosa str. Buddy:
- a CDS encoding YegP family protein, with translation MPGKFVITKTPKGFFRFSLQAANYQTVLTSKNYSSLATCRDGVETIKKNALAPVEDQTVKNTEALKYPKYEVYFDTAGKYRYRLLASNGQNVAMAEDGYATKSGCLNGIDAISRAAVDATVDESALEQ, from the coding sequence ATGCCTGGAAAATTTGTGATCACCAAAACACCGAAAGGATTTTTCCGTTTCAGCTTGCAGGCTGCTAACTATCAGACTGTACTCACCAGCAAGAATTACTCATCCCTGGCAACCTGCCGCGATGGAGTGGAAACTATCAAAAAGAATGCCCTTGCACCTGTAGAGGACCAGACCGTGAAGAATACCGAGGCCTTGAAGTATCCAAAGTATGAGGTCTATTTCGACACTGCTGGAAAGTACCGCTATCGCCTGCTTGCCTCAAATGGCCAGAACGTTGCCATGGCTGAAGATGGCTATGCTACCAAATCAGGATGCCTCAACGGTATCGATGCGATCAGCCGAGCAGCGGTCGATGCCACTGTCGATGAGAGCGCTCTGGAACAATAA
- a CDS encoding condensation domain-containing protein: MQTPLLTERTHLFCPSIKVAVVVNIEGAVSFAMLESAIRQAVAANEILCSTIGLDSDGTAYYRPTEKPLYTLSRSDEMWETLVAAAHRKPCNLEEGPLLDCFVVQTEPDLQLLLVAHHLVGDGLSMALFVQDVMKALAGSPLVFKPLSLLSSDSVGDSRNLNPVTRFLLDRQNRLWRKTGKAFSYADYQRMVHSYWTDRGIHIASQNMHGETLEKLLHFAKTHKLTLNSIISTALFKVKGEKAKLGIAASIRPDGYQGMGNYASGISVHYSYKSSKDFTENAQTIQRLIQKKTQNDDAKYFLLRFLQALDPTLIDAAYFAAYDGYDNPIAKRMQSMFGYHGKPTQIGLSNLMVLPIGAQYGPYRLSRFCFIPPLVPNNDTIVGVATLGMSMELSLIGSQSESLDEIKTTLERVVQELVDLVR; encoded by the coding sequence ATGCAAACACCCTTACTGACTGAACGAACCCATCTTTTCTGTCCCAGCATCAAGGTTGCTGTTGTCGTGAACATCGAGGGAGCGGTCAGCTTTGCGATGCTGGAATCAGCGATTAGGCAAGCAGTAGCTGCCAATGAAATTCTATGTTCCACCATCGGTCTTGATTCCGATGGCACTGCATACTATCGCCCAACCGAAAAACCGCTGTATACGCTGAGCCGATCGGATGAGATGTGGGAGACCTTGGTTGCCGCTGCACATCGCAAGCCATGCAACCTGGAGGAAGGCCCCCTGTTGGATTGCTTTGTCGTGCAGACTGAACCGGACCTGCAGCTCTTGCTTGTCGCCCACCATTTGGTAGGCGATGGCCTTTCCATGGCCCTCTTCGTGCAGGATGTCATGAAAGCCCTCGCAGGCTCTCCTTTGGTGTTCAAACCGCTGTCCCTTCTTTCTTCTGATTCTGTCGGTGATTCACGCAACCTGAATCCTGTGACGCGTTTTCTTCTTGATAGGCAAAATCGTTTATGGAGGAAAACAGGCAAGGCTTTTTCCTATGCCGATTACCAACGCATGGTTCACTCCTATTGGACTGACCGAGGAATACACATCGCTAGTCAGAATATGCACGGAGAAACCCTTGAAAAGCTGCTTCATTTCGCTAAAACCCACAAACTGACGCTCAATAGCATCATTTCCACTGCCCTGTTCAAGGTGAAAGGTGAGAAGGCAAAGCTGGGAATAGCTGCGAGTATTCGTCCTGATGGCTACCAAGGGATGGGAAATTATGCCTCGGGCATCTCTGTACACTATTCGTACAAAAGCTCCAAGGACTTTACTGAGAATGCCCAAACCATTCAGAGGCTCATTCAGAAGAAAACCCAGAACGACGATGCAAAGTACTTCCTGCTGCGATTTCTCCAAGCCCTCGATCCCACCCTTATCGATGCAGCTTATTTCGCCGCCTATGATGGGTATGACAACCCCATTGCCAAGAGAATGCAAAGCATGTTTGGCTACCATGGAAAGCCCACTCAGATCGGGCTTTCCAATCTGATGGTGCTTCCCATCGGGGCTCAGTACGGTCCGTATCGACTCTCGCGTTTCTGCTTCATACCCCCTCTGGTTCCCAACAACGATACCATTGTGGGAGTAGCTACGCTTGGCATGTCCATGGAGCTTTCCCTAATTGGTTCACAAAGCGAGTCGTTGGATGAGATCAAAACGACACTTGAACGGGTTGTGCAGGAACTGGTGGACCTTGTCAGGTGA
- a CDS encoding response regulator transcription factor, whose translation MIRILLVDDQPLFVESLRMSLENYTDDFQVVGIAKNGSSAIAMADELEPDVILMDVHLPDITGVVATKRILQEHRAIKIVMLSTYDEDEYVREALRIGSSGYLLKDISPTELIAAIRALHSGLVQISPKIATKLINAMYDGTSPKIPEVSSRFEWFDTLTDREKEIFGLIATGFDNQQIADRLLLAEQTVRNNISTIYSKLEVKDRFEIIRLANTIQYH comes from the coding sequence ATGATACGAATTCTCTTGGTTGATGACCAACCTCTCTTTGTGGAGAGCCTGCGCATGAGTCTGGAAAACTATACCGATGACTTTCAAGTTGTCGGCATTGCCAAGAATGGCAGCAGTGCAATAGCAATGGCCGACGAACTTGAACCGGATGTAATCCTCATGGATGTCCACCTCCCCGATATTACCGGGGTGGTGGCAACCAAGAGAATTCTGCAAGAACATAGAGCAATAAAGATTGTCATGCTTTCCACCTACGATGAGGATGAATATGTGCGCGAGGCATTACGTATCGGCTCTTCAGGGTACCTGCTCAAGGATATTTCCCCCACCGAGCTCATTGCCGCAATCCGGGCTCTTCACTCCGGCTTGGTGCAAATCTCACCCAAAATTGCCACCAAGCTTATCAACGCCATGTACGACGGCACCAGTCCAAAGATTCCCGAGGTCTCCAGCCGTTTCGAGTGGTTCGACACCCTCACCGATCGGGAAAAGGAAATCTTCGGACTCATTGCCACCGGCTTCGATAATCAGCAGATCGCCGACCGTCTGCTGTTGGCTGAGCAGACGGTGAGAAACAACATCAGCACCATCTACTCAAAGCTCGAAGTGAAGGATCGGTTTGAGATCATCCGTCTTGCCAATACGATTCAATACCACTAG
- a CDS encoding carbohydrate ABC transporter permease translates to MAKTSLTKKINLFGWLFVIPAALFIFILNFFPMISAFLLSLQSGRGNNLKFAGLKNYARLFEDEMFLTSVGNVITYLVIQVPIMLLLALVLASMLNDPKLKGKGIFRTLIFLPCATSLVSSAMIFKSFFSIDGIVNTTLISLGFLEGPMSWLTHPVWAKFVIILTITWRWTGYNTVFYLAGLQNIDRSVYEAARIDGASASRQFFNITIPLLKPVILLTTIMSTNGTLQLFDEVRNITNGGPGIATLSISQYIYNLSFMYNPQFGYAAAVSYAILVMVAVLSFIQIKVGDKR, encoded by the coding sequence ATGGCAAAGACATCACTGACAAAGAAAATCAACCTGTTTGGCTGGTTGTTTGTCATACCCGCAGCACTCTTTATTTTTATTCTGAATTTTTTTCCAATGATCAGCGCATTCCTGCTTTCCCTTCAGTCGGGGAGGGGGAATAATCTAAAATTCGCCGGGCTTAAGAATTATGCCCGCCTTTTTGAGGATGAGATGTTCCTTACCTCGGTGGGAAATGTCATCACCTACCTGGTGATCCAGGTTCCCATCATGCTTCTGTTGGCGCTCGTGCTTGCTTCGATGCTCAACGATCCGAAACTTAAGGGCAAGGGTATTTTCCGAACCCTTATTTTCCTGCCGTGTGCGACCAGCTTGGTCTCCTCGGCCATGATTTTCAAATCGTTCTTTTCCATCGATGGGATTGTGAATACCACACTCATCTCACTCGGTTTTCTCGAAGGCCCCATGAGCTGGTTGACCCATCCAGTCTGGGCCAAATTCGTCATCATCCTGACTATTACTTGGCGTTGGACCGGTTACAACACCGTATTCTATCTGGCAGGGCTGCAAAACATTGACCGTAGTGTGTATGAGGCTGCACGCATCGATGGAGCCTCAGCGTCCCGCCAATTCTTCAACATAACCATTCCACTGCTCAAACCAGTGATCCTGTTGACCACCATCATGTCCACCAATGGTACCCTGCAACTCTTCGACGAGGTGCGTAACATCACCAATGGAGGTCCGGGCATTGCGACGCTGTCCATCAGCCAATATATTTACAACCTCTCTTTCATGTATAATCCGCAGTTCGGCTATGCCGCTGCTGTGTCGTACGCAATTCTGGTTATGGTGGCTGTGCTTTCCTTCATCCAGATTAAAGTGGGGGACAAGCGATGA
- a CDS encoding sensor histidine kinase, translating to MLNTKRQFDYVFQAYIVLLLVLALALFIITYGIDGGTSTRPYEFYRTFFFFFLFYSLCIILLSNTNHLLGILLLCFLCSTALLVLDYSLNDFLTIRLLLYLTLQTVLLSHVSHPYNLIVPILLALGALSLQLLPPFLGENDLNPQLRPIEVEELVALLAILLSSGYLQIALRHYHALHEKAKAQIEILNTTITKLTIFSQSLQSYARTAELEAAKKERYRISREIHDISGYMFTNIIAMMDAIIASGCRNSDQTSEMCSAARSQAQEGLVETRRALHLLRKSDTEREVGMRAIYKIKKIFESTTGVQVEIESGNLDATFGDELDLILYRIVQEGLTNALRHGHATCVRILFWIVEDSVQVIILDNGTGAKKIIKGIGLAGMEERISRLGGVVRAENAPEGGFQLTVTIPLLKEQTDDTNSLG from the coding sequence GTGCTGAACACAAAAAGGCAATTCGACTATGTCTTTCAGGCATATATAGTACTGTTGCTTGTTCTCGCTCTTGCCTTGTTCATCATTACCTATGGAATCGACGGGGGAACCAGTACCCGGCCCTATGAGTTCTACCGTACCTTTTTCTTCTTCTTCCTCTTCTATTCGCTGTGTATTATCCTGCTGTCGAATACCAATCATCTTTTGGGAATTTTACTGCTCTGTTTTCTGTGCAGTACCGCTCTGTTGGTTCTCGATTATTCGCTGAATGATTTTTTGACCATCCGTCTTCTTCTGTATCTCACGCTGCAGACGGTACTGCTCTCGCACGTAAGTCACCCGTACAACCTAATCGTTCCCATCTTGCTGGCTTTGGGTGCACTTTCTTTGCAGCTATTGCCTCCTTTCTTGGGAGAGAACGACCTCAACCCACAGCTGCGACCCATTGAAGTCGAAGAGCTGGTCGCTTTGTTGGCAATACTTCTCTCTTCTGGGTACCTGCAAATTGCGCTACGGCATTACCATGCGCTGCATGAGAAAGCCAAGGCTCAGATAGAGATTCTCAACACCACCATTACCAAACTCACCATTTTCAGCCAGAGCTTGCAAAGTTATGCAAGGACTGCTGAATTGGAAGCTGCAAAGAAGGAACGTTATCGAATTTCTCGGGAAATACACGATATCAGCGGTTATATGTTCACCAATATCATAGCCATGATGGATGCCATCATTGCCTCAGGCTGCCGGAACAGCGATCAGACCAGCGAGATGTGCAGTGCTGCACGATCCCAAGCCCAGGAGGGTTTGGTGGAAACCCGAAGGGCTCTCCATTTGCTGCGCAAGTCGGATACCGAACGGGAAGTCGGCATGCGTGCAATTTATAAAATCAAGAAAATCTTTGAGAGTACCACCGGAGTACAAGTGGAAATTGAGAGTGGAAACCTCGATGCAACCTTTGGTGATGAACTTGACTTGATCCTCTACCGAATCGTACAAGAAGGCCTTACCAATGCCCTTCGGCACGGTCACGCAACCTGCGTACGCATTCTTTTTTGGATAGTTGAGGATTCGGTGCAGGTAATCATTCTGGACAACGGAACCGGTGCGAAGAAAATCATCAAAGGAATCGGCCTTGCCGGTATGGAAGAGAGAATCAGCAGACTGGGTGGTGTGGTGAGAGCAGAAAACGCTCCGGAGGGAGGCTTCCAACTTACTGTAACCATTCCACTTTTGAAGGAGCAGACCGATGATACGAATTCTCTTGGTTGA
- a CDS encoding C-GCAxxG-C-C family protein, with product MRSIEDHVHHCYWDNDTNCARTMLLYLASYFKIPLQAQTLNAAIGMHGAGGFRAQCGLVEGALMFLGIFFAQKGLKEEAISKLCYTYAEQFKEEFSSLECRVLRPNGFQKIDPPHACEGLTVQAIAFTRNFIQHSKEAFAYANTLTD from the coding sequence ATGCGAAGCATAGAAGATCACGTACACCATTGCTATTGGGATAACGACACAAATTGTGCTCGTACCATGCTGTTGTACTTGGCCTCATATTTTAAGATTCCGCTCCAAGCCCAAACCTTGAACGCTGCTATCGGTATGCATGGGGCAGGTGGTTTCAGAGCCCAATGCGGACTGGTGGAGGGAGCCTTGATGTTCCTGGGAATATTCTTTGCACAAAAAGGGCTGAAAGAAGAAGCCATAAGTAAGCTCTGCTATACCTATGCAGAGCAATTCAAAGAAGAATTCTCATCGCTGGAATGCAGGGTTCTGCGCCCAAACGGATTTCAGAAAATCGATCCACCCCACGCTTGCGAGGGCCTGACAGTGCAAGCAATTGCATTCACCCGCAATTTCATCCAGCACTCGAAGGAGGCCTTTGCGTATGCAAACACCCTTACTGACTGA
- a CDS encoding sodium:solute symporter family protein, whose translation MNVTIVLIVVLYMLLMLAIGFYSSKKISTNTDFMVAGRRLGPLLMAGTLAATEIGGGSSLGVVANAYGSWGMSASWYIIAMGIAFMILIPLAPKFRSSAVKTVPEYFRRRYDKFSGGFSAIVMMAALVGLTAGQFKASASILEVMLGLDYTTSLIIVTLVITVYAVMGGLWSVTLTDFVQVFLIVFGMAIAIPFALNLAGGWATIKQTVPAEHFSLTKGIGGWGQIAGFVIMYVATFSVGQEAVSRYYAARDGKAAVQGSIIAAIVNFVFAFIPVILGLAMLSLFNQNLLDPSVVGALKTNTRYALPALAVATMPAVVTGILFAGIISATMSSADSDLLGAGSIFGNDLYKIFIRKGAKDKEVMMVTKIAMVIVALFSLVTALYANNILTLLAFSFTLRAAGTFIPYVMGHFWKKASSAGSIASILIGSVVFFLMDTKVLPSIPTVNNIIPALLISLIAFYVFSLIMPPKKETLELLYEED comes from the coding sequence ATGAATGTTACTATTGTTCTCATCGTAGTATTGTACATGCTCTTGATGCTTGCGATTGGTTTCTACTCTTCCAAGAAGATTAGTACCAATACCGACTTCATGGTGGCGGGAAGACGGCTGGGTCCTCTGTTGATGGCAGGAACCCTTGCAGCAACTGAAATCGGTGGTGGCAGCTCATTGGGAGTTGTTGCCAATGCATACGGCTCTTGGGGTATGAGTGCTTCCTGGTATATTATTGCCATGGGAATTGCCTTCATGATCCTCATCCCGCTTGCCCCGAAGTTTCGATCCTCTGCGGTTAAGACAGTCCCGGAGTATTTCAGACGCAGGTATGACAAGTTTTCGGGTGGGTTCAGCGCCATAGTTATGATGGCCGCCCTTGTCGGCTTGACTGCCGGCCAGTTCAAGGCCTCCGCTTCCATTCTGGAGGTCATGCTGGGTCTGGACTACACGACCAGTCTGATCATTGTCACGCTCGTCATCACGGTCTATGCGGTCATGGGAGGCCTCTGGTCGGTAACACTTACCGACTTTGTGCAAGTCTTTCTCATCGTATTTGGGATGGCCATTGCCATTCCGTTCGCACTGAATCTTGCTGGCGGTTGGGCTACGATCAAACAGACTGTCCCGGCAGAACATTTCAGCCTAACCAAGGGAATAGGCGGTTGGGGTCAGATAGCAGGTTTTGTCATTATGTACGTTGCCACGTTCTCAGTCGGTCAGGAAGCGGTATCCCGCTACTACGCCGCCCGTGACGGAAAGGCTGCAGTGCAAGGTTCGATCATTGCTGCAATCGTTAATTTCGTGTTTGCCTTCATCCCGGTAATTCTTGGCTTGGCAATGCTCAGTCTGTTCAACCAGAATCTGCTCGATCCCAGTGTTGTCGGTGCACTCAAGACCAACACCCGGTATGCACTGCCTGCATTGGCTGTTGCTACCATGCCTGCGGTTGTCACCGGCATCCTGTTTGCCGGTATTATCAGTGCAACAATGAGTTCGGCTGACAGTGATCTGCTGGGCGCAGGCTCGATTTTCGGCAACGACCTGTACAAGATTTTCATCCGCAAGGGAGCCAAGGACAAGGAAGTGATGATGGTAACGAAAATTGCCATGGTCATCGTTGCCCTTTTCAGCTTGGTTACAGCGCTGTACGCCAACAACATCCTCACCCTCTTGGCCTTCTCGTTCACCCTCAGGGCTGCCGGTACGTTCATTCCCTATGTGATGGGCCACTTCTGGAAGAAAGCCTCCAGTGCAGGAAGCATCGCTTCGATCCTGATCGGCAGCGTTGTCTTCTTTTTGATGGATACCAAGGTGCTTCCGTCCATCCCCACGGTAAACAATATCATCCCTGCACTTCTCATAAGTCTTATTGCCTTCTATGTATTCTCACTGATCATGCCTCCAAAGAAAGAGACGCTGGAGCTCTTGTACGAAGAGGACTGA
- a CDS encoding FAD:protein FMN transferase has product MKYRKPKHHLLFISMILIISLSSCTKRPVEPQAQSFLMLGTVCKITIYDKPTEEAFKAAFARLREIEQKMTLHSASSEIALINHSSGIESVAVSEDTFAVIKKAVEIAQASGGAFDPTIGPLVQAWDIGGDNPRRPSQEEIDALLPLVDYRQVVLKEQDRSVFLKKKGMVLDLGGIAKGYAADQAALVLRSFGVEQAIVNLGGNVLVLGRKPDGNLWRIGVQDPEQDRGAYAIIVQLQDTSLVTSGPYERFLIIEGETYHHILDTKTGYPVDSDFTSASIITHSSLLADALSTSVYALGYEKGMVLINSFEGVEAIFFTEDHEILQSDGVKQGLVTFSVTNQAYRIQN; this is encoded by the coding sequence ATGAAATACCGCAAACCCAAACATCACTTGCTTTTCATAAGCATGATTCTCATTATAAGTCTCTCATCCTGCACCAAGCGCCCCGTCGAGCCACAAGCCCAAAGTTTCTTGATGCTTGGCACGGTATGTAAAATCACCATCTATGACAAACCCACTGAAGAGGCGTTCAAGGCTGCCTTTGCAAGGCTTAGGGAAATTGAGCAGAAAATGACACTGCATTCCGCATCCAGTGAAATTGCCTTGATCAACCACAGTTCCGGCATCGAGTCGGTTGCAGTTTCCGAGGATACCTTTGCCGTCATCAAGAAGGCAGTGGAAATTGCCCAGGCAAGTGGTGGTGCGTTTGATCCAACCATCGGGCCGTTGGTCCAAGCATGGGATATTGGCGGAGACAACCCCAGACGACCTTCACAGGAAGAAATAGACGCGTTGCTGCCGTTGGTGGACTACCGTCAGGTTGTCCTGAAAGAACAGGACCGATCGGTCTTTCTCAAGAAAAAGGGTATGGTCCTTGATTTGGGGGGCATTGCCAAAGGCTATGCCGCCGACCAAGCAGCTCTTGTGCTTCGGTCTTTTGGTGTCGAGCAAGCGATTGTCAACCTCGGGGGCAATGTGTTGGTGTTGGGTCGTAAACCCGATGGAAACCTGTGGCGAATCGGCGTGCAAGACCCCGAGCAGGACAGGGGAGCCTATGCGATTATCGTTCAACTTCAAGACACATCGCTGGTCACCAGCGGTCCGTATGAGCGATTCCTCATTATTGAAGGGGAAACCTATCACCATATTCTGGACACCAAAACCGGATATCCGGTCGATTCTGATTTCACCAGTGCCAGCATCATCACCCACAGCTCGTTGCTTGCCGATGCACTTTCCACCAGCGTGTATGCCTTGGGGTATGAGAAGGGTATGGTCCTGATCAATTCCTTCGAAGGGGTGGAGGCAATTTTCTTCACCGAGGACCATGAGATTCTCCAAAGTGACGGCGTGAAACAGGGCTTGGTGACGTTCAGTGTCACCAACCAAGCTTATCGCATCCAGAACTAG
- a CDS encoding diaminopropionate ammonia-lyase translates to MTGTQQEISYIVREPHEKNVELATKLFSMKHAHCARRFHKQMPGYRMSPLQGLPNLATMFGVGGIWTKDESSRLQLNSFKVLGGSFALYRYLQKQLGILGEDTPFAYLASDEVKEKVGNLIFASATDGNHGRGIAWAAKRLGFKCVIYVHSETSVRRIDAIKSNGAKVVVIDGNYDDAVRQVAIDAEKNGWTIISDTSWDNYTEIPTWIMQGYLTLLAEAQEQFSGVGIVKPTHLFIQAGVGALAASVIGFYHALFGQNAPKCIVVEPDQAPCIYESALANDGQPHTVTGALDTIMAGLACGDPSPIAWEVLKEDADAFIKVPDYIAAKGMRMYATPLNGDPFIISGESGAVTLGAFASIMQYPELKELKDALGLNKESQVLFINTEGNTDPVHFRQIIWEGANPVPKQYWINL, encoded by the coding sequence ATGACCGGTACACAACAGGAAATTTCCTACATTGTTCGTGAGCCACACGAAAAAAACGTTGAATTGGCTACGAAACTCTTTTCCATGAAGCATGCACATTGCGCCCGACGTTTCCATAAGCAAATGCCTGGGTATCGGATGAGCCCCTTGCAGGGGCTGCCCAACCTTGCCACCATGTTCGGGGTGGGAGGCATTTGGACCAAGGATGAGTCCAGCCGCCTGCAACTGAACAGCTTCAAGGTGCTTGGAGGGTCCTTTGCTCTGTATCGGTATCTGCAAAAGCAACTCGGCATTCTTGGAGAGGATACTCCCTTTGCCTACCTGGCCAGCGATGAAGTCAAGGAGAAAGTGGGAAACCTCATTTTCGCCAGTGCCACCGACGGTAACCATGGCCGTGGCATTGCATGGGCGGCCAAGCGCCTGGGCTTCAAGTGCGTTATTTACGTCCACTCCGAAACCAGCGTTAGGCGCATAGATGCCATCAAGAGCAATGGTGCAAAAGTGGTCGTAATCGACGGCAACTATGACGATGCAGTACGTCAGGTAGCCATCGATGCTGAGAAGAATGGCTGGACCATCATCAGCGACACCAGCTGGGACAACTACACTGAGATTCCTACCTGGATCATGCAAGGCTACCTTACCCTGCTTGCGGAAGCTCAGGAACAGTTCAGCGGGGTTGGTATCGTCAAGCCGACCCACCTCTTCATCCAAGCCGGTGTAGGTGCTCTTGCCGCATCGGTCATCGGATTCTATCATGCCCTGTTCGGCCAGAATGCTCCGAAGTGCATCGTGGTGGAGCCTGACCAAGCCCCCTGTATTTATGAGAGTGCCTTAGCCAATGACGGACAACCCCATACCGTTACGGGTGCCCTCGATACCATTATGGCAGGACTTGCCTGTGGTGATCCCAGCCCCATAGCTTGGGAAGTTCTGAAAGAGGATGCTGATGCATTCATCAAAGTGCCCGACTACATTGCAGCCAAAGGAATGAGAATGTATGCAACCCCGCTCAATGGAGACCCGTTCATCATCAGCGGTGAGAGTGGGGCAGTCACCCTTGGAGCGTTTGCCTCCATTATGCAATATCCCGAGCTTAAGGAGCTGAAGGATGCCTTGGGACTGAATAAGGAGAGTCAGGTGCTTTTCATCAACACTGAAGGCAATACCGATCCCGTTCACTTCCGCCAGATTATCTGGGAGGGTGCGAACCCGGTGCCCAAGCAGTATTGGATCAACTTGTAA
- a CDS encoding thioredoxin-like domain-containing protein, producing MKRLLIVCVLFLFLLPSCTTVSVQNEQTPFEVLTDSVVDRNGAKIDINAQYILLYYAAEWCPYCVEYAQQLKQTYSQLKQLYGSSVEFIFVGHIKDTSNDQLLAFMDQGSYPFGYLPFDKRAQSGVMELLGENRFYIPGFLLLDAQGNILASSNGESKDDYVRDRPLYHLQSLLMQDCASCQK from the coding sequence ATGAAACGCCTGCTCATCGTATGTGTCCTTTTTCTGTTTCTTTTACCAAGTTGTACTACTGTTTCCGTCCAAAACGAACAAACTCCTTTTGAGGTGCTTACTGACTCTGTAGTAGATCGAAATGGAGCGAAAATTGACATCAATGCCCAGTACATCCTGCTTTACTATGCGGCCGAGTGGTGCCCCTATTGCGTTGAGTACGCCCAGCAGCTGAAGCAGACCTACAGCCAACTCAAGCAGCTGTATGGCTCCTCGGTAGAATTCATTTTCGTAGGTCATATCAAAGATACCTCCAACGACCAGCTCCTGGCCTTTATGGACCAGGGCTCATATCCCTTTGGGTACCTGCCATTTGATAAACGAGCACAGAGTGGGGTGATGGAGTTACTTGGAGAGAACCGATTCTACATTCCCGGCTTTCTGTTGCTCGATGCACAAGGGAATATCCTCGCATCCTCAAACGGGGAGAGCAAAGACGACTATGTCCGTGACCGTCCCCTGTATCACCTGCAGAGCCTCCTGATGCAGGACTGTGCTTCCTGCCAGAAATAA
- a CDS encoding ABC transporter substrate-binding protein: MKKTMCVVLALLLVVSSLAFAGGKAESAPVAVDPNAPVTLTVWCWDPMFNIFAMNEAAKIYAVDHPNVTVNVVETPWNDLQQKLITSLSANAASNLPDIILMQDNAIQKNVMTYPEAYVTLNGKMDLSQFAQFKVDVGTIDGKQYGVPFDNGATGTFLRRDIVEKAGLKVSDFNDITWERFIELGKIVKQKTGIAMISTVANEPDFPMLMLQSAGTWMFDDAGKAYIKDNKVLKEALRVTKEMVESGVCILVPDWNAYIATLNNGTVASTINGCWISGSIQAEKSQNGKWAVTNTPRFANISSSVNYSSQGGSGWMVMANSKQADVAIDFLAKTFGGSVALYETILPASGAIATWLPAAKSPVYSTPIEFFGGQKIYEDLVNYAGKVPNVKYGVFNYEARDAIARALSEVMQGGDIDAALATAQKNVEFLMSE, from the coding sequence ATGAAAAAGACCATGTGTGTTGTTTTGGCACTTTTGTTGGTCGTCTCGTCTCTTGCATTTGCAGGTGGCAAGGCTGAGAGTGCTCCAGTGGCAGTGGACCCGAATGCTCCCGTAACTCTTACGGTATGGTGTTGGGACCCAATGTTTAATATCTTTGCGATGAATGAAGCAGCGAAGATCTATGCTGTCGACCATCCCAATGTAACGGTCAACGTGGTGGAGACCCCTTGGAATGACCTGCAGCAGAAGCTTATCACCAGCTTGTCCGCAAATGCTGCCTCAAACCTTCCGGACATTATCCTGATGCAGGACAACGCCATCCAGAAGAACGTCATGACCTATCCAGAAGCCTATGTAACGCTTAATGGGAAAATGGATCTCTCCCAGTTTGCCCAATTCAAGGTAGATGTAGGGACCATCGATGGTAAGCAGTACGGTGTCCCGTTTGACAATGGAGCCACCGGCACATTCCTCAGAAGGGACATTGTTGAGAAAGCTGGTCTGAAAGTCAGCGACTTCAACGACATCACGTGGGAACGCTTCATCGAGCTTGGCAAAATCGTCAAGCAGAAGACCGGTATTGCTATGATTTCCACCGTTGCCAACGAACCCGATTTCCCGATGCTGATGCTCCAGAGTGCTGGGACTTGGATGTTTGATGATGCAGGAAAAGCCTACATCAAAGACAACAAAGTCCTGAAAGAAGCCCTACGCGTCACCAAGGAAATGGTTGAAAGTGGCGTCTGTATTCTCGTTCCCGATTGGAACGCCTATATTGCAACCCTGAACAACGGGACCGTAGCTTCCACCATCAACGGCTGCTGGATCAGCGGTTCGATTCAGGCGGAGAAGAGCCAGAATGGCAAATGGGCAGTAACCAATACGCCCAGATTCGCCAACATTTCCAGTTCCGTCAACTATTCCAGCCAGGGTGGATCAGGTTGGATGGTCATGGCCAACTCCAAGCAGGCCGATGTAGCCATCGACTTCCTGGCAAAGACCTTCGGTGGAAGCGTAGCGCTCTATGAGACCATTCTTCCTGCAAGCGGTGCTATCGCAACATGGTTGCCTGCCGCCAAGAGCCCGGTATATTCCACTCCCATCGAGTTCTTCGGTGGTCAGAAGATTTACGAGGACCTGGTCAACTATGCAGGTAAGGTTCCCAACGTTAAATATGGTGTATTCAACTACGAAGCCCGCGATGCCATTGCCCGCGCGTTGAGTGAAGTCATGCAGGGTGGAGACATTGATGCCGCCCTTGCAACTGCACAGAAGAACGTAGAATTCTTGATGAGCGAGTAG